In a genomic window of Ptiloglossa arizonensis isolate GNS036 chromosome 12, iyPtiAriz1_principal, whole genome shotgun sequence:
- the Dus3 gene encoding dihydrouridine synthase 3 isoform X1 produces MMIPVEIIMLINNPFFGNYHLEMDKFITDNRVFVIRYVDLFEMADCNEKCASDCSFDYSEDKQKGVCLIKQEYILEDHVRLLSEECLTESDKEKVSTTTTNSGEDVPVLNEPPNKKFKHDNKKEKLRGQNKARPAPFKAQRELNLCPWIADQAVGEPEKRCDNKRCTFLHNRIEYLQIKPDDIGTECYLFNLTGKCPRGAACRMGSKHLTVDGLNIVDKVKEEEFKKRPPSTKNHITKSLKIQLRKHKYNFTKAEKIVKANEPSTKKLGTETTTESDQSLNIDKSEIKNGSVSDISVSESNNGTFEMHDTKKRIGPVENYDLIKRRNAEKKKIDWKNKILLSPLTTVGNLPFRRICKEYGADITCGEMALAPRILKGAHEEWALVKRHESENIFGVQLCGNNPGVLTRCAQLLTEEIDVDFIDLNLACPIDLIYRQGGGSGMLNRLNVLETVVKSVSQVMNIPLTVKTRTGVYIDKPIAHNLMPKFHEWGVSMITVHGRSREQRYTKFADWEYIEKCAKAAQPTPVFGNGDILSYDDYQKIQDTYTNVSGITIGRGALIKPWIFTEIKEKKLIDVSSKERFDMLKKYAIYGLEHWGSDTRGVETTRRFMLEWISFLHRYIPIGILERPPQRINERPPFYRGRDDMETLMASSNCADWIKLSEMLLGNVPEGFHFLPKHKANSWK; encoded by the exons ATGATGATACCGGTAGAGATAATAATG CTGATAAATAATCCGTTTTTTGGAAATTACCATTTAGAAATGGATAAGTTCATTACTGATAATCGAGTTTTCGTGATTCGATACGTCGACTTATTTGAAATGGCGGATTGCAATGAAAAATGTGCGAGTGATTGTTCGTTTGACTACAGTGAAGATAAACAAAAAGGCGTGTGTTTAATTAAACAAGA GTATATCCTTGAAGATCATGTAAGACTTctaagtgaagagtgtttaacAGAAAGTGATAAAGAAAAGGTTTCAACCACTACAACTAACTCAGGTGAAGATGTACCTGTGTTGAATGAACCaccaaataaaaaatttaaacatgacaataaaaaggaaaaactcAGAGGTCAAAATAAAGCTAGACCAGCTCCATTCAAAGCACAGCGTGAGTTGAATCTGTGTCCATGGATAGCAGACCAAGCAGTAGGTGAACCTGAAAAAAGATGTGATAATAAACGATGCACATTTCTACATAACAGAATTGAATATTTGCAAATAAAGCCAGATGACATTGGCACAGAATGTTATCTTTTTAATTTGACTGGAAAATGTCCTAGGGGTGCTGCCTGTAGAATGGGTTCTAAGCATTTAACAGTAGATGGTTTAAATATTGTTGACAAAGTAAAAGAAGAAGAGTTTAAAAAAAGACCACCTTCCACTAAAAACCACATTACAAAAAGCCTTAAAATACAATTGAGAAAGCATAAGTATAATTTTACTAAAGCTGAGAAAATTGTTAAAGCAAATGAGCCATCAACGAAAAAACTTGGCACAGAAACTACTACAGAAAGTGATCAGTCTTTGAATATAGATAAAtcagaaataaaaaatggtTCTGTTTCAGATATTTCTGTTTCAGAATCTAATAATGGAACTTTCGAAATGCatgatacaaaaaaaagaattggtCCGGTTGAGAActatgatttaataaaacgtagaaatgcagagaaaaagaagattgattggaagaataaaatattacttaGTCCTCTAACCACAGTAGGCAATTTGCCTTTTAGAAGAATTTGCAAAGAGTATGGTGCTGATATAACTTGTGGAGAAATGGCTCTGGCACCAAGAATATTGAAAGGAGCTCATGAAGAATGGGCACTTGTGAAAAGGCATGAATCAGAGAACATCTTTGGTGTGCAATTGTGTGGTAATAACCCAGGAGTGTTAACAAGGTGTGCACAATTATTGACTGAAGAAATTGATGTTGATTTTATCGATTTGAACTTGGCTTGTCCCATAGATTTAATTTACAGACAAGGAGGTGGCAGTGGTATGCTTAATCGATTAAATGTCCTAGAAACTGTTGTAAAGTCTGTTAGTCAAGTCATGAATATACCTTTAACTGTAAAAACTAGGACAGGTGTTTACATAGATAAACCTATTGCGCATAATCTAATGCCAAAGTTCCATGAGTGGGGTGTATCCATGATTACT GTTCATGGACGATCTCGTGAACAAAGATATACAAAGTTTGCTGACTGGGAATACATAGAAAAATGCGCGAAAGCAGCCCAGCCTACACCAGTATTTGGAAATGGCGATATTTTGTCGTATGACGACTATCAAAAGATTCAGGACACATATACCAATGTGAGTGGTATTACTATAGGTCGTGGTGCTTTAATAAAACCATGGATATTtacggaaataaaagaaaaaaaattgatagaTGTATCAAGCAAAGAAAGATTTGATATGTTAAAGAAGTATGCAATTTATGGGCTTGAACATTGGGGCTCGGATACTCGTGGCGTCGAAACGACAAGGAGATTTATGTTAGAATGGATATCCTTTTTACATAG ATATATTCCTATTGGTATTTTGGAGAGACCTCCTCAAAGAATTAACGAGAGGCCACCATTTTATCGAGGTCGTGATGACATGGAAACGCTCATGGCTAGTTCAAACTGTGCAGAC
- the Dus3 gene encoding dihydrouridine synthase 3 isoform X2: MDKFITDNRVFVIRYVDLFEMADCNEKCASDCSFDYSEDKQKGVCLIKQEYILEDHVRLLSEECLTESDKEKVSTTTTNSGEDVPVLNEPPNKKFKHDNKKEKLRGQNKARPAPFKAQRELNLCPWIADQAVGEPEKRCDNKRCTFLHNRIEYLQIKPDDIGTECYLFNLTGKCPRGAACRMGSKHLTVDGLNIVDKVKEEEFKKRPPSTKNHITKSLKIQLRKHKYNFTKAEKIVKANEPSTKKLGTETTTESDQSLNIDKSEIKNGSVSDISVSESNNGTFEMHDTKKRIGPVENYDLIKRRNAEKKKIDWKNKILLSPLTTVGNLPFRRICKEYGADITCGEMALAPRILKGAHEEWALVKRHESENIFGVQLCGNNPGVLTRCAQLLTEEIDVDFIDLNLACPIDLIYRQGGGSGMLNRLNVLETVVKSVSQVMNIPLTVKTRTGVYIDKPIAHNLMPKFHEWGVSMITVHGRSREQRYTKFADWEYIEKCAKAAQPTPVFGNGDILSYDDYQKIQDTYTNVSGITIGRGALIKPWIFTEIKEKKLIDVSSKERFDMLKKYAIYGLEHWGSDTRGVETTRRFMLEWISFLHRYIPIGILERPPQRINERPPFYRGRDDMETLMASSNCADWIKLSEMLLGNVPEGFHFLPKHKANSWK; encoded by the exons ATGGATAAGTTCATTACTGATAATCGAGTTTTCGTGATTCGATACGTCGACTTATTTGAAATGGCGGATTGCAATGAAAAATGTGCGAGTGATTGTTCGTTTGACTACAGTGAAGATAAACAAAAAGGCGTGTGTTTAATTAAACAAGA GTATATCCTTGAAGATCATGTAAGACTTctaagtgaagagtgtttaacAGAAAGTGATAAAGAAAAGGTTTCAACCACTACAACTAACTCAGGTGAAGATGTACCTGTGTTGAATGAACCaccaaataaaaaatttaaacatgacaataaaaaggaaaaactcAGAGGTCAAAATAAAGCTAGACCAGCTCCATTCAAAGCACAGCGTGAGTTGAATCTGTGTCCATGGATAGCAGACCAAGCAGTAGGTGAACCTGAAAAAAGATGTGATAATAAACGATGCACATTTCTACATAACAGAATTGAATATTTGCAAATAAAGCCAGATGACATTGGCACAGAATGTTATCTTTTTAATTTGACTGGAAAATGTCCTAGGGGTGCTGCCTGTAGAATGGGTTCTAAGCATTTAACAGTAGATGGTTTAAATATTGTTGACAAAGTAAAAGAAGAAGAGTTTAAAAAAAGACCACCTTCCACTAAAAACCACATTACAAAAAGCCTTAAAATACAATTGAGAAAGCATAAGTATAATTTTACTAAAGCTGAGAAAATTGTTAAAGCAAATGAGCCATCAACGAAAAAACTTGGCACAGAAACTACTACAGAAAGTGATCAGTCTTTGAATATAGATAAAtcagaaataaaaaatggtTCTGTTTCAGATATTTCTGTTTCAGAATCTAATAATGGAACTTTCGAAATGCatgatacaaaaaaaagaattggtCCGGTTGAGAActatgatttaataaaacgtagaaatgcagagaaaaagaagattgattggaagaataaaatattacttaGTCCTCTAACCACAGTAGGCAATTTGCCTTTTAGAAGAATTTGCAAAGAGTATGGTGCTGATATAACTTGTGGAGAAATGGCTCTGGCACCAAGAATATTGAAAGGAGCTCATGAAGAATGGGCACTTGTGAAAAGGCATGAATCAGAGAACATCTTTGGTGTGCAATTGTGTGGTAATAACCCAGGAGTGTTAACAAGGTGTGCACAATTATTGACTGAAGAAATTGATGTTGATTTTATCGATTTGAACTTGGCTTGTCCCATAGATTTAATTTACAGACAAGGAGGTGGCAGTGGTATGCTTAATCGATTAAATGTCCTAGAAACTGTTGTAAAGTCTGTTAGTCAAGTCATGAATATACCTTTAACTGTAAAAACTAGGACAGGTGTTTACATAGATAAACCTATTGCGCATAATCTAATGCCAAAGTTCCATGAGTGGGGTGTATCCATGATTACT GTTCATGGACGATCTCGTGAACAAAGATATACAAAGTTTGCTGACTGGGAATACATAGAAAAATGCGCGAAAGCAGCCCAGCCTACACCAGTATTTGGAAATGGCGATATTTTGTCGTATGACGACTATCAAAAGATTCAGGACACATATACCAATGTGAGTGGTATTACTATAGGTCGTGGTGCTTTAATAAAACCATGGATATTtacggaaataaaagaaaaaaaattgatagaTGTATCAAGCAAAGAAAGATTTGATATGTTAAAGAAGTATGCAATTTATGGGCTTGAACATTGGGGCTCGGATACTCGTGGCGTCGAAACGACAAGGAGATTTATGTTAGAATGGATATCCTTTTTACATAG ATATATTCCTATTGGTATTTTGGAGAGACCTCCTCAAAGAATTAACGAGAGGCCACCATTTTATCGAGGTCGTGATGACATGGAAACGCTCATGGCTAGTTCAAACTGTGCAGAC